One Aminivibrio pyruvatiphilus DNA segment encodes these proteins:
- the rplU gene encoding 50S ribosomal protein L21, with translation MYAIVETGGKQYRIQEGDLLKVESLGIAEGESLVLDKVLFVGRDDGISVGTPYVEGASVSASVVTNGKDRKVLVFKFKSKKNYRRMRGHRQHFTEIRIDSINPGA, from the coding sequence ATGTACGCTATCGTTGAAACAGGCGGCAAGCAGTATCGTATCCAGGAGGGCGACCTGCTGAAGGTTGAATCCCTCGGGATTGCGGAGGGTGAATCCCTGGTCCTTGACAAGGTTCTTTTCGTGGGCAGGGACGATGGAATTTCCGTCGGCACTCCCTATGTCGAGGGAGCATCTGTCAGTGCCTCCGTGGTCACCAACGGAAAAGACCGCAAGGTGCTCGTATTCAAGTTCAAGAGCAAGAAGAATTACCGCCGCATGAGAGGTCACAGGCAGCACTTCACGGAGATTCGTATCGATTCCATCAATCCGGGAGCCTGA
- a CDS encoding ribosomal-processing cysteine protease Prp — protein MTEISVGLKDGKKVALVAAGHTGFSGRGSDVVCAGVSALVQALFYGFQEVLKEKGLRSAIDGEKTKMSLDWSACPSQAGDVIAETVIGSLKEIARVYPDHVRILEVHVNELDF, from the coding sequence ATGACGGAAATCTCCGTCGGCCTGAAGGATGGAAAAAAAGTCGCTCTTGTGGCGGCCGGGCATACGGGGTTTTCCGGGAGAGGTTCCGATGTTGTCTGCGCAGGAGTATCAGCCCTCGTTCAGGCTCTGTTTTACGGGTTTCAGGAAGTACTGAAGGAAAAAGGCCTGCGGTCCGCCATTGACGGAGAAAAGACGAAAATGTCCCTTGACTGGAGTGCATGCCCCTCTCAGGCCGGAGACGTCATAGCGGAGACCGTTATAGGCTCGCTGAAAGAAATTGCCCGGGTTTATCCCGATCATGTCCGAATTTTGGAGGTGCACGTAAATGAATTGGATTTTTGA
- the rpmA gene encoding 50S ribosomal protein L27: MNWIFDLQFFAHKKGQGSSTNGRDSEGKRLGIKKYAGQPVKAGNIIVRQRGTKIHPGKNVGIGKDDTIFATSAGVVNFETKGSRKFVSVVLDLAE, encoded by the coding sequence ATGAATTGGATTTTTGACCTGCAGTTCTTTGCCCACAAAAAGGGCCAGGGAAGCAGTACAAACGGCAGAGACAGTGAAGGCAAGCGCCTCGGCATCAAAAAATACGCGGGGCAGCCGGTTAAGGCCGGAAACATTATCGTCCGGCAGCGGGGAACGAAGATTCACCCCGGAAAAAATGTCGGAATCGGGAAGGATGACACCATTTTCGCCACGAGCGCCGGTGTCGTCAACTTCGAGACGAAGGGAAGCCGGAAGTTCGTTTCCGTAGTGCTTGATCTGGCCGAATAG
- the obgE gene encoding GTPase ObgE — translation MKFVDFVKIEVSGGRGGNGCLSFRREKFIPKGGPDGADGGKGGDVILEAAPGTLTLADFEYEKKFKAGHGQPGRGGLKSGAAGEDRIISVPCGTIVYDDGTGEILADLVEPGERVVIAKGGRPGRGNAHFANSVRKTPRFAEKGDEGEEKRLLLELKLIADVGLVGFPNAGKSSLLAAISTAKPKIAGYPFTTLSPNLGVLSVDDQKIVIADVPGLIEGAHENKGLGVYFLRHIERTRFLVHVLDLASGSPAEVLDHWRIVREEFRAYNAMAGDRLPGEEREDLLSRPCIVVGNKIDLPGAAEADRDVRAFMKQRGVPYFTVSAMTGEGIEEIIPAIVSLARENERPAGATRLVSAETPVPVRQRRRKEPVSIIKLQDGAGFRVVHEGLEKILQRYDFEHEDAILKFARLVRKFRIEERLEENGAQKGDKVYIGDLEFDFEPDRVME, via the coding sequence ATGAAATTTGTTGATTTCGTGAAAATAGAGGTATCCGGAGGACGGGGAGGAAACGGCTGCCTGAGTTTCCGGAGAGAAAAATTTATACCGAAGGGCGGACCTGACGGGGCAGACGGTGGAAAGGGCGGAGACGTCATTCTCGAAGCTGCTCCTGGAACCCTTACCCTTGCCGACTTCGAATATGAGAAGAAATTTAAGGCCGGACACGGCCAGCCCGGCAGGGGAGGCCTGAAATCAGGGGCTGCGGGAGAGGACAGGATTATTTCCGTTCCCTGCGGGACGATTGTCTATGATGACGGCACGGGAGAAATCCTTGCCGACCTGGTTGAACCCGGTGAGAGGGTCGTAATAGCAAAGGGCGGAAGGCCGGGGAGAGGGAATGCCCATTTCGCCAACTCGGTGAGAAAAACCCCCCGGTTCGCTGAAAAGGGAGACGAAGGAGAAGAGAAAAGGCTCCTCCTTGAATTGAAGCTCATTGCCGACGTGGGGCTCGTAGGTTTTCCGAACGCGGGAAAATCGAGTCTCCTGGCGGCTATTTCCACGGCGAAGCCCAAGATCGCAGGTTACCCCTTCACGACTCTGTCACCCAACCTCGGGGTGCTTTCCGTGGACGACCAGAAAATAGTGATTGCCGACGTTCCCGGACTCATCGAGGGGGCCCACGAGAACAAGGGGCTGGGGGTGTATTTCCTCCGGCATATAGAAAGAACCCGGTTTCTCGTTCACGTCCTTGATCTCGCCTCCGGATCCCCCGCGGAAGTTCTTGACCACTGGAGGATCGTCAGGGAAGAGTTCCGTGCCTACAATGCCATGGCGGGAGACCGCCTTCCCGGTGAAGAAAGGGAAGACCTCCTGTCACGTCCCTGCATCGTCGTGGGAAACAAGATAGACCTGCCCGGGGCCGCCGAAGCGGATCGTGACGTTCGGGCCTTCATGAAGCAGAGAGGTGTTCCGTACTTCACTGTCAGTGCCATGACGGGAGAAGGCATCGAAGAAATTATTCCGGCCATCGTTTCGCTGGCGAGGGAAAATGAGCGTCCCGCCGGGGCGACCAGGCTGGTTTCCGCTGAAACGCCGGTTCCGGTGCGGCAGAGAAGGAGAAAGGAACCCGTTTCCATCATAAAGCTTCAGGACGGCGCCGGCTTCAGGGTGGTCCACGAAGGGCTCGAGAAGATATTGCAGCGCTATGACTTTGAGCATGAGGACGCCATTTTGAAGTTTGCACGGCTGGTACGGAAATTCCGTATCGAGGAGCGCCTTGAAGAAAACGGCGCACAAAAAGGTGATAAAGTGTATATCGGAGACCTTGAATTCGATTTCGAACCTGACAGGGTCATGGAGTGA
- the nadD gene encoding nicotinate-nucleotide adenylyltransferase, whose protein sequence is MTVLDGRARKAQRKIGIMGGTFDPIHFGHLLAAEESRTALDLDEVIFIPAGDPAHKRERKTASPEDRYVMTLLTTLGNPKFTPSRIEIDRKEPSHTVDTLREMRHWYAPEKVGFYFITGLDAVLGITTWKEHEALPGLCRIVAVNRPGYVPQKLEALPAEMRSAIIPLEIPLLSISSTEIRQRIEQGRSIKYLLPEAVEQYIFKKGLYRRKLEV, encoded by the coding sequence ATGACGGTCTTGGACGGAAGAGCCCGGAAAGCACAGAGAAAAATCGGGATCATGGGGGGGACCTTCGACCCGATCCATTTCGGTCATCTTCTCGCTGCAGAGGAAAGCAGGACAGCCCTTGACCTGGACGAAGTGATTTTCATACCCGCGGGGGACCCCGCCCATAAAAGGGAACGGAAAACCGCATCCCCGGAAGACAGGTATGTGATGACGCTCCTGACGACCCTTGGGAATCCGAAATTTACCCCTTCGAGAATCGAGATCGACCGCAAGGAGCCGAGCCATACAGTGGACACCCTGAGGGAAATGAGGCACTGGTATGCTCCGGAGAAGGTCGGCTTTTACTTCATCACGGGGCTGGACGCGGTACTTGGAATCACCACATGGAAAGAGCACGAGGCTCTTCCCGGCCTTTGCAGAATCGTTGCAGTCAACAGGCCGGGATATGTCCCCCAGAAGCTTGAAGCACTGCCGGCGGAAATGAGGAGCGCCATCATACCCCTGGAGATACCCCTTCTTTCAATCTCCAGTACCGAAATCCGCCAGAGGATAGAGCAGGGGAGAAGCATCAAGTATCTTCTTCCCGAGGCAGTGGAGCAGTACATCTTCAAAAAGGGGCTCTACAGGAGAAAGCTGGAGGTTTGA
- a CDS encoding LCP family protein, which translates to MKILKIAAILLLAVSSAFAGAAMRVRTFVDPKPQTIKESISFTEASGTANILLIGIDDVDGGRRADAIAFATIDIDHKIVRVMSIPRDTRVQIPGKGWDKINHAYAYGGVEKLRETVVNFLGLPVNYYVLVNYDTFPSIIDLIGGVEVDVERRMVYNDYAGKLFINIPKGFQKLDGKTALHYVRFRHDALGDIGRVKRQQEFIKAVLKKLQTPAMIPKIPELAQKAIEMVNSDMTPAQALQLASYLADLSGENLHFFTLPGKAAYISNLSYWIGDTTEASAMLTGLPEKQAGETVSGDQVLKEQPEPSPDRSIDVESLIASVTTPVSVLNGAGSSGLGKEAATALQKIGIDVVHIGNAKHFDYRTTSIQVPEKGAEAVQKTAQALGEIAGVGKNLISRSPAVPHVTIIIGKDSEKVLQRLGGLVRQ; encoded by the coding sequence ATGAAAATACTGAAAATCGCCGCCATTCTTCTACTTGCCGTTTCATCCGCCTTCGCGGGCGCGGCCATGCGCGTCCGGACCTTCGTCGACCCTAAACCGCAGACCATCAAGGAATCCATCTCATTCACGGAGGCTTCAGGAACGGCCAACATCCTTCTTATCGGGATCGATGATGTGGACGGTGGCAGGAGGGCCGACGCCATCGCCTTTGCCACCATCGACATCGACCACAAGATCGTCAGGGTGATGTCGATCCCGAGGGATACCAGGGTCCAGATACCCGGCAAGGGCTGGGACAAGATCAACCACGCCTATGCCTACGGCGGGGTGGAAAAGCTCCGGGAAACCGTGGTCAACTTTCTTGGCCTTCCAGTCAACTATTATGTGCTGGTGAACTACGACACCTTTCCCTCCATCATCGATCTCATCGGCGGCGTGGAAGTGGACGTGGAGCGCCGAATGGTCTATAACGATTATGCGGGAAAGCTTTTCATCAACATCCCGAAAGGATTCCAGAAGCTCGACGGGAAAACAGCCCTTCACTACGTGCGCTTCCGCCATGACGCCCTGGGGGATATCGGACGGGTGAAACGGCAGCAGGAATTCATTAAGGCGGTCCTGAAAAAACTTCAGACACCGGCCATGATACCCAAGATTCCCGAGCTTGCCCAGAAAGCAATTGAAATGGTGAACTCCGACATGACTCCGGCCCAGGCTCTGCAGCTTGCCTCCTACCTGGCCGACCTATCGGGAGAGAATCTCCATTTCTTTACTCTTCCGGGAAAAGCCGCCTATATTTCAAACCTCAGCTACTGGATAGGCGATACCACCGAGGCTTCCGCCATGCTTACGGGCCTTCCCGAAAAACAGGCAGGGGAAACCGTTTCAGGCGACCAGGTACTGAAGGAGCAGCCGGAGCCCTCGCCGGACAGGAGCATTGATGTCGAATCCCTGATAGCCTCGGTGACCACTCCTGTTTCCGTGCTCAATGGCGCCGGATCGTCAGGGCTCGGCAAAGAGGCCGCCACGGCGCTCCAGAAAATCGGCATCGACGTGGTGCATATCGGAAACGCAAAACATTTCGACTACCGGACGACCAGCATCCAGGTACCTGAAAAAGGGGCGGAGGCGGTCCAGAAAACGGCCCAGGCACTCGGAGAAATTGCCGGTGTGGGCAAGAACCTTATTTCGAGAAGCCCGGCCGTGCCTCATGTTACAATCATCATCGGAAAAGACAGCGAAAAGGTGCTGCAACGGCTTGGCGGCCTTGTCCGTCAATGA
- the rsfS gene encoding ribosome silencing factor: MKKANRLRDFEYLYNALADKRGLDIVAMDMEGSAAISDTFVLVTANSEIHMSTLRDAALEALHSQGLQSMVEGYDSSQWRLIDAGEVVVHVFSRAGRDHYKLEKLWGDAPTFHFTYED, encoded by the coding sequence GTGAAAAAGGCAAACCGCCTCAGGGACTTTGAATACCTGTACAACGCCCTTGCTGACAAAAGGGGTCTCGATATCGTCGCCATGGATATGGAGGGTTCGGCCGCCATTTCAGATACATTCGTACTTGTCACGGCCAATTCGGAAATTCATATGAGCACCCTCAGGGATGCGGCCCTCGAGGCACTGCATTCACAAGGCCTACAGTCCATGGTCGAGGGATATGACAGTTCCCAGTGGCGTCTCATAGATGCGGGCGAAGTGGTGGTGCATGTCTTCAGCAGGGCCGGAAGGGACCATTACAAGCTGGAAAAGCTCTGGGGCGACGCCCCGACGTTTCATTTTACCTACGAAGACTGA
- the tpiA gene encoding triose-phosphate isomerase, with protein MKKIYLYGNWKMNMLPEEGEAFCRSLADRITGSLYGSDLVDICLFPPFLTVPSVLKALPGSPVSAGAQDGYFEDRGAYTGAVSMDMVRSAGCTHVLAGHSERRHIFGETDEIVAKKLRKALDVGLKAVLCFGETLEERESGKTIQVVQNQLLSAFQSVPGEHAQDLILAYEPVWAIGTGKNASPDDAQEVCAFAAKLASGTFGGQSRIPVLYGGSVKDSNAGELLSRPDIHGALVGGASLKVDSFLAIYENYRKLSAG; from the coding sequence ATGAAAAAAATATACCTTTACGGAAACTGGAAAATGAACATGCTCCCGGAAGAGGGAGAAGCGTTTTGCCGCTCCCTGGCGGACCGGATTACCGGAAGCCTGTATGGAAGCGACCTCGTGGACATCTGCCTTTTCCCTCCTTTCCTGACGGTTCCCTCGGTACTGAAAGCCCTTCCGGGATCTCCCGTATCGGCAGGAGCCCAGGACGGCTATTTCGAGGACAGGGGAGCATACACGGGGGCTGTGTCCATGGACATGGTCCGGTCCGCGGGCTGTACCCACGTTCTGGCAGGACATAGTGAACGTCGTCACATTTTTGGTGAAACCGATGAAATAGTGGCCAAAAAGCTTCGTAAAGCCCTGGACGTGGGCCTGAAGGCTGTTCTTTGTTTTGGGGAAACCCTCGAGGAACGGGAAAGCGGAAAAACGATCCAGGTCGTGCAGAATCAGCTCCTTTCAGCCTTCCAGTCCGTGCCGGGAGAACATGCCCAGGACCTCATCCTTGCTTACGAACCGGTTTGGGCTATCGGGACAGGGAAAAACGCAAGCCCCGATGACGCCCAGGAGGTCTGTGCCTTTGCGGCAAAACTGGCCTCCGGGACTTTCGGCGGCCAATCCCGGATTCCGGTGCTGTACGGAGGAAGCGTCAAGGATTCGAATGCGGGAGAACTTCTATCAAGGCCGGATATTCACGGCGCGCTGGTGGGCGGGGCATCGCTGAAAGTGGACTCCTTTCTGGCCATTTACGAAAACTACAGAAAACTCTCTGCGGGGTAA
- a CDS encoding phosphoglycerate kinase → MKLRLFSHQDVAGKNVLLRVDFNVPVKNGEVGDLTRILAHRDTISTLLKADARVALCSHLGRPKGKKVPEMSLALVAAAAEKALGHPVSFCGECIGPEVEAALASLTPGTLLLLENLRFHPEEQENDAGFARSLASPFDVFVMDAFSAAHRADASTSAVMDILPSFSGFLLEREVNMLSAVSEIPEKPFVLILGGAKVSDKIGVVEHLMDKATSILIGGGMAFTFLKARGANIGRSLFESEKAGFALEMMEKAAQKGVEILLPVDVVAGASLDMTQGEQIVPADDIPEDLMGLDIGPKTAQLFASRAAAAKTVLWNGPMGVFENPVFAKGTRAVAEGVALSTKNGGLTVVGGGDTASAAKQLGFDREVSHVSTGGGASLEFCEGRQLPGIMPLVAE, encoded by the coding sequence ATGAAACTGCGTCTTTTTTCCCATCAGGACGTTGCAGGAAAAAATGTATTGCTCCGGGTTGACTTCAACGTACCCGTCAAGAACGGCGAAGTGGGGGACCTCACCAGGATCCTGGCCCACAGGGACACCATCTCAACCCTGCTGAAGGCAGATGCCAGGGTTGCGCTCTGCTCTCACCTCGGCAGGCCAAAGGGGAAAAAAGTGCCGGAAATGTCCCTTGCCCTCGTTGCGGCCGCAGCGGAAAAGGCCCTGGGCCATCCCGTATCCTTTTGCGGCGAGTGCATCGGGCCGGAAGTGGAAGCAGCCCTTGCATCCCTCACGCCGGGAACGCTCCTGCTGCTTGAAAATCTCCGGTTCCACCCCGAGGAGCAGGAAAACGACGCCGGATTCGCCAGGTCTCTGGCTTCGCCCTTCGACGTCTTTGTCATGGATGCCTTCAGCGCGGCCCACAGGGCCGACGCATCCACGAGCGCCGTCATGGACATACTTCCCTCCTTCTCCGGTTTTCTCCTGGAAAGGGAGGTCAACATGCTCTCGGCCGTCAGCGAAATCCCTGAAAAACCCTTCGTTCTCATCCTCGGAGGAGCGAAAGTCTCCGACAAAATCGGGGTGGTGGAACATCTCATGGACAAGGCCACGTCGATCCTCATCGGCGGCGGCATGGCCTTCACGTTCCTTAAGGCCCGCGGCGCCAATATCGGGCGGTCTCTCTTCGAATCGGAAAAAGCCGGTTTTGCTCTTGAAATGATGGAAAAAGCCGCCCAAAAAGGCGTCGAAATACTCCTTCCCGTGGACGTGGTCGCCGGCGCTTCGCTTGACATGACTCAGGGAGAGCAGATCGTGCCTGCCGATGATATTCCTGAGGACCTCATGGGCCTCGACATAGGTCCGAAAACGGCGCAGCTCTTCGCTTCAAGGGCTGCTGCAGCCAAAACAGTCCTCTGGAACGGTCCCATGGGAGTATTTGAAAATCCGGTCTTTGCAAAGGGAACCAGGGCAGTCGCCGAGGGCGTTGCCCTGTCCACGAAAAACGGAGGACTTACGGTTGTCGGCGGCGGCGATACGGCCTCCGCGGCGAAACAGCTCGGGTTCGACCGGGAGGTATCTCATGTTTCCACCGGCGGGGGAGCGAGCCTTGAATTCTGCGAAGGCAGACAGCTCCCCGGAATAATGCCCCTGGTGGCTGAGTAG
- the whiA gene encoding DNA-binding protein WhiA, translating into MWDEWLTASPKNRAEAVREIRGILQGMAASGDSGSELQLSSGRLWIFRRLIRLWGEAELTYIHDFPSLLSIPRSLKGKVFLRIPERLAFLRLDLAEDMARFEKKRPDWLRGLWGSCGALYIPRSGYYMSFRVSSRETEHTAAAMLKKSGFSFGRRHIQGKHEITLRNQEEIVTLLAGFGLVKTSLRMEEKAIVRSMRNRANMLVNCDSSNIRKSLDAATRQLELARAAVSAPGFESLPDVLKNLVKSRVDNPSVTLEELGKLQSPPISKSTVQYRWKKLEHAMGPAAGSGERNQIRKEEDIP; encoded by the coding sequence ATGTGGGATGAATGGCTGACAGCATCTCCGAAGAACAGGGCTGAGGCCGTCAGGGAAATCCGCGGCATTCTCCAGGGGATGGCCGCCTCCGGAGACAGCGGAAGCGAACTGCAGCTCTCAAGCGGAAGGCTGTGGATATTCAGAAGACTGATCAGGCTCTGGGGAGAAGCGGAGCTTACTTATATCCATGATTTTCCTTCCCTCCTGAGCATTCCCAGATCACTCAAGGGAAAGGTTTTTCTGCGCATTCCGGAGAGGCTCGCCTTTCTTCGCCTCGACCTGGCGGAGGACATGGCCCGCTTCGAAAAGAAACGGCCCGACTGGCTTCGCGGCCTGTGGGGAAGCTGCGGGGCACTCTACATTCCCAGAAGCGGCTATTACATGAGTTTCCGGGTTTCTTCCAGGGAAACGGAGCACACTGCGGCCGCCATGCTGAAAAAAAGCGGATTCTCCTTCGGCCGGAGACACATACAGGGAAAGCATGAAATCACTCTCCGCAACCAGGAAGAAATCGTCACGCTGCTCGCGGGCTTCGGTCTTGTGAAAACGTCCCTCCGGATGGAAGAGAAGGCTATCGTCCGCTCCATGAGAAACAGGGCAAATATGCTGGTTAACTGCGACTCGTCGAATATCCGAAAATCCCTCGATGCCGCCACGCGGCAGCTTGAGCTCGCCCGGGCGGCTGTTTCGGCACCGGGTTTCGAATCTCTGCCGGATGTTCTCAAGAACCTGGTGAAATCACGGGTCGACAATCCAAGCGTGACCCTCGAGGAACTCGGCAAGCTTCAGTCGCCTCCCATCAGCAAAAGTACTGTACAATATCGCTGGAAAAAACTCGAACATGCAATGGGTCCGGCAGCCGGGAGCGGCGAAAGGAACCAGATTCGGAAGGAGGAGGATATTCCATGA
- a CDS encoding uridine diphosphate-N-acetylglucosamine-binding protein YvcK: MLPQAQGYLKRTGLVIMDSILAYILGLLTALIMAVLLRFRERSEFSSFYGSSRKKMAAISRAVEYRLSMGPYVAALGGGTGLSTLLRGLKSFTRNIVAVVTVTDEGGSSGRLREEWGVLPPGDVRNCIVALAENDSALRRLLDFRFDRGVLAGHSLGNLMLLAISEQFGDFRRAVEEMNNLLAIRGRVLPVTTEAVSLVAETAAGERIKGELSISEHGSEIRKIWLEPLDARPVVDVLRAIDEAEIIVLGPGSLFTSVIPNLLVSKVAERLRKAAVPKVYICNLMTQPGETDGFSLAGHVKWIASAMGMPPDYVIANAGEIPPHLMEKYGKEGALPLVATDRDREELEEMGCLLLEGNFVQIIDSALLRHDGQALSHLLIRLCRELKED; this comes from the coding sequence GTGCTCCCTCAGGCACAGGGATATCTCAAGAGAACAGGGCTGGTGATCATGGACAGCATTCTGGCCTATATCCTCGGTTTATTGACAGCCCTGATAATGGCCGTCCTGCTTCGCTTCAGGGAACGGTCGGAGTTCTCTTCTTTCTACGGCTCTTCGAGGAAAAAGATGGCTGCCATTTCCAGGGCCGTGGAATACAGGCTCTCCATGGGACCCTATGTGGCGGCCCTGGGCGGCGGAACAGGCCTTTCAACCCTCCTGCGCGGACTCAAGAGCTTCACCAGGAATATCGTCGCTGTCGTCACCGTCACCGACGAAGGCGGAAGTTCCGGGAGACTCCGGGAAGAATGGGGAGTCCTTCCTCCTGGAGATGTAAGAAACTGCATTGTCGCCCTGGCGGAAAACGACAGCGCCCTGAGGCGTCTTCTTGATTTCCGCTTCGACAGGGGAGTCCTTGCGGGGCACAGCCTCGGGAACCTCATGCTTCTGGCCATTTCGGAGCAGTTCGGCGACTTCCGCCGGGCGGTCGAAGAGATGAACAATCTCCTCGCCATCCGGGGAAGAGTCCTCCCGGTGACCACGGAAGCCGTGTCTCTCGTGGCCGAAACAGCGGCCGGGGAGAGGATCAAGGGGGAGCTTTCCATTTCCGAACACGGGAGCGAAATCAGGAAGATCTGGCTTGAGCCCCTGGATGCCCGTCCCGTCGTCGACGTCCTGCGGGCCATCGATGAGGCGGAAATTATCGTCCTTGGACCGGGAAGCCTTTTCACCAGCGTCATACCCAACCTTCTCGTTTCAAAGGTTGCGGAGCGCCTGAGAAAAGCTGCCGTTCCGAAGGTGTACATCTGCAATCTCATGACCCAGCCGGGAGAGACGGACGGATTTTCCCTCGCCGGTCACGTGAAGTGGATCGCCTCCGCCATGGGCATGCCCCCTGATTATGTCATCGCCAATGCCGGTGAAATTCCTCCCCATCTCATGGAAAAGTACGGAAAGGAGGGAGCCCTTCCCCTTGTGGCGACTGACAGGGACAGGGAAGAACTGGAAGAGATGGGCTGCCTCCTTCTGGAAGGCAATTTCGTGCAGATCATCGACAGTGCCCTTCTCAGGCATGACGGGCAGGCTCTCTCCCATCTTCTGATCCGGCTTTGCCGTGAACTGAAAGAGGATTGA
- the rapZ gene encoding RNase adapter RapZ produces the protein MDSEFQGVKKCVILTGMSGAGKSTALKVLEDQGMFAIDNIPPALLSQLMVILGKHRAAVRNGVAAVVDVRGDTLLDDFPAAISALKNQIQEVSVLFLDASDRALLARFEATRRRHPLHDEGSFLDGISRERIRLKPILELSDTVLDTSGLSLPHIRKKLLSEVSGTSSQDFLIFTSFGFKYGPPADCDFLFDVRFLSNPYYVPELQNLSGQDREVQDHIWNSGEAEEFWKRLVSFLEHVIPLYLGTGKSHLHIGIGCTGGRHRSVAVAERLAAHFRPFGGMCSLRHRDISREQGW, from the coding sequence ATGGACAGTGAATTCCAGGGCGTGAAAAAATGCGTCATTCTCACCGGCATGTCGGGCGCAGGAAAATCGACAGCCCTGAAGGTGCTTGAAGACCAGGGGATGTTCGCCATTGACAATATTCCCCCGGCACTGCTTTCCCAGCTGATGGTCATCCTCGGGAAACACCGGGCGGCAGTGAGAAACGGAGTGGCAGCCGTGGTGGACGTACGGGGAGACACCCTTCTCGACGATTTTCCCGCGGCGATCTCGGCACTGAAGAACCAGATCCAAGAGGTCAGCGTTCTTTTTCTCGATGCTTCCGACAGGGCTCTGCTTGCCCGTTTCGAAGCGACCCGCAGACGGCACCCTCTGCACGACGAGGGCAGCTTTCTTGACGGTATTTCCAGGGAACGGATCCGCCTGAAACCGATTCTCGAACTCTCCGACACGGTGCTGGACACGTCCGGTCTTTCCCTTCCCCACATCAGAAAGAAGCTCCTTTCCGAAGTGAGCGGCACATCTTCCCAGGACTTTCTCATCTTTACTTCCTTCGGCTTCAAATACGGGCCTCCAGCGGACTGTGACTTCCTCTTCGATGTCCGTTTTCTCTCCAACCCCTACTATGTCCCGGAGCTTCAAAACCTCTCCGGGCAGGACAGGGAAGTCCAGGATCATATCTGGAATTCCGGTGAAGCGGAAGAATTCTGGAAAAGACTGGTTTCCTTTCTCGAACACGTCATTCCGCTGTACCTGGGTACGGGGAAATCCCACCTTCATATCGGGATAGGCTGTACGGGAGGCCGACACAGGTCGGTGGCCGTTGCAGAGAGACTTGCGGCCCATTTCAGGCCTTTCGGCGGCATGTGCTCCCTCAGGCACAGGGATATCTCAAGAGAACAGGGCTGGTGA
- a CDS encoding MogA/MoaB family molybdenum cofactor biosynthesis protein, whose translation MRILEILEKERGELFVHTLCYTGINAAGKASFNGTEKELFLLPPGGFSSLPDSAAGFVLPVCEFPGDFFFSAGEALFRTVPSSLPFPKLRAEMGGFLTVSSRASFLRPLRAGVLTVSDKGSRGEREDTSGPALAERLRGIGCDTAETAVVPDENEAIAAILKNWTDLKDLHLILCTGGTGFSPRDITPEVLESIAGRKVPGIGEAMRQASLRITPKAMLSRSNAVIRGETLIISLPGSAKGATECFDAIAGPLRHGIEILRGWDGECGSPS comes from the coding sequence ATGCGGATTCTTGAAATACTGGAAAAGGAACGGGGAGAACTCTTCGTCCACACTCTCTGCTACACCGGCATCAATGCGGCAGGGAAAGCGTCATTCAACGGAACGGAGAAAGAGCTCTTCCTTCTTCCTCCCGGCGGTTTTTCCTCTCTTCCCGACAGTGCGGCCGGCTTCGTTCTGCCTGTCTGCGAATTCCCCGGAGATTTTTTCTTTTCCGCCGGCGAGGCGCTTTTTCGGACTGTTCCATCCTCGCTGCCCTTTCCAAAGCTAAGGGCAGAAATGGGCGGCTTTCTTACAGTATCATCCCGGGCCTCTTTTCTCCGGCCCCTCAGAGCCGGCGTTCTGACGGTGAGTGACAAGGGAAGCAGGGGAGAAAGGGAGGACACGTCAGGTCCCGCCCTGGCCGAACGGCTGAGAGGAATCGGCTGTGACACGGCCGAAACGGCTGTCGTCCCCGATGAAAATGAAGCTATTGCAGCGATCCTGAAGAACTGGACCGACTTAAAAGATCTCCACCTGATCCTGTGCACCGGGGGAACCGGTTTCTCCCCCAGGGACATCACCCCTGAAGTCCTGGAATCCATTGCCGGAAGAAAGGTTCCCGGAATCGGCGAGGCGATGCGCCAGGCTTCACTCAGGATCACCCCGAAAGCCATGCTGAGCAGAAGCAACGCCGTCATCCGTGGGGAGACCCTCATAATATCTCTCCCGGGAAGCGCCAAGGGCGCAACGGAGTGTTTCGACGCCATCGCCGGGCCGCTGAGGCACGGCATCGAAATTCTCAGGGGCTGGGACGGGGAATGCGGCTCTCCTTCATAA